GGAATGGAAGCCAATGCCAAACCACATTTCTGGAAATACCTCTGAAGTTCTTGTTGTGCTTGTCACTGAGCAGATATCAGACACACTGCACAAAGTGTTTACTGGAATTCCACACATAAGACTGAACAAAAACACCAACTGATGGAATACATACACAGAGTGAAGAAAGCATTATTTTCTACTATTTAAATTTTGGAAAGCAGAAGGGGGATTTAGGGATGAACAAGCGACAAGGAATCCATTGTAAGTGTTTGATGTTCATAAACACAGTAATGTTTAAAAATTGAGGTACAACATAAGTCTAAATTCTCGTTATCAGAAGCCATTCCTTATTTTTGAAATGAAGGATAAATTATTAATGGACTCAATGATAGAAGTGAGAAAAAAATGCTCAGCTTTCTattctttaaataaaatttatttttcccatTACAGAACTAATAGGTGTTTATtacagaaaaattggaaaatacagacaaggaTAAAGAAGGGGAGGAAAGTCACTTTTTATATCAGTATCTCCAAATTCCCTCTGCTTGCATTTTGGGGGTACTACCTTccaatattttttctatttctagttatTTTTCAGTGGTGTGATATAGTATTCTGGTCTCATGGAAGAAatctgaataaataaattataaggGCATGAAATCTCCTCTTCTAGagtattttaaaaacagaatagTCATCTATTTCTGATAATTTAAGAGTCGAGCTGCAGAGACGGATAACAGAGAGGATAAGCTAAACACTTCTGAATATCATTTGCATTTCACAATTTTTTACACACAAGAAATCATAACCACTGTATTAGGTAATGTTTCAGCATTACTCAATTTTTCACCAATGCAAAGAAGGTGTGAATAAACAACCTCTCTCAAAAGAACTGAGAGGGacatgtgcatgtgaaagagAACAAAAACACAGAGAATAGGGATACGTAAAACAAAGGAGATTAAATAATATAGCTCCCCTAATTTGTGAAATGGACACGGAAGAGACTATGGTGTTACAAGGTGAGTCAGTTTCTACATTAGCATACATTATAAGAAAAAAGATTCCTCAATAGACAAATACTGATTTTGGGCAAAGAGATACTTGACATACTGAAAAACCCAGCGCCCACTGGCAGTGGTAGGGACAGCTCTTTACCCACTTTCACAGCCCTTGTGGCTCCGCTAGGTTGTCATCTCCTTCCTGTCACTGGCTTATCCATGTCCTCTCATGCTCTGAGAAGGCAGGCTTTTTCCCCATGCTAGGAGAGTCCAAAACTCAAATAAGAGTTCCTAAGATGTGGCTCCTTTTCTTTCAGTTCAGGGGAGTCAGAATGCCTAATAGCATTGACAGAAATGTTAAAACACACTTAACACAATGTCCAGTGTGGGTTATAAGCCTATTTGATAACTCTTAAATTTAAGAAACTAGCATAAACAATCCCCCAACCAACTTTTGCTAATGAGGTACGAATATGTCCTTCctgatataatttatttaaaaactttATGAAAGGGCAAAATTAAAAAACCTCCTATTTTTCCAATACCGTTGTCCCTCAGTATTCAtaagggattggttccaggacccccaagGATACCAAAACCcaaggatgctcaagtcccttatataaaatggcacagtATTTACATATAATCAATACACATcttcctgtatactttaaatcatctctggattacttataatacctaatacaatgtaaacgctatgtaaatagttgttatactgtatcGTTTAGAGAATAATGACAAGGAAAAAAAGTCTTCTTCTTTCCCCcaaacatttccttttttttttttcccaaatatgtGAGACCCGCGGATGCAGAGGGCTGACAGTACTAGATATTAAGAAGCACAACGCCAaaacgaaacaaacaaaaaagcctgtTTGCCAAGCTTTTGATATAAACTATTTTGACCTAAAAAATAATGTCAACATATTCTTCAATATGGTAAGATCCTTAGGGAAGTTGGAACAACTGCCATTTGACACATCTTTAAAGGGTTATTACGGGTTAGCATGAGTGTCAGTTACTGGAAATTTGAAGGCAAAGAAGACATGGAATTAAAGATAAATATTCTAACTTCCTAGAAACATATAAGGAATAGTTATCTAGCTATAGTCCTATAAATCAAGGTGtttaccattttatttatttatttatttgtctttttaaaattaaagacaTTTAATAGAACAttataggaaaataataaaatctaaACAAAACATCCAAAGAATACGTATAGAAGACTATGTCCAAAAATTACATGTGCCTGAAGAGTTGGGGGGAAACCTAGTTAAAAGTCCCACGTAAGTTTCAAATTAATAATGATTTGTCAGAATTTTGGCAAAGTAGACATCAGATTTTttgagtttcttctttttttgaactTTTCTGAGATCAAGATTTATAGATCATAACAAATGTATATAGACACAAACTGTTTCTCAGTCTTCCAGATTAATTCCTGTAGAAATGGCTCCCAGAAAATACCACCACAGGTAACTGTTTGAAACTAGCAGGAAACCTTTCCACCAAGGAGCATTTTGTTCAGACTTTTCctggaaattcttttttttttttttttaatccctatttcttctattgttgttgaaaatatataccaattcaacaatgtctatatgtacaatttagtggcactgattactttcttcaagttgtgaaagttatgcaaccattctcatcctccttttccaaaaTTACCCacccccattaacatgaactcactgcttCTTAAGCTTCCTGTCTAACATTTtaggttgctgttgtcagttcaatcccatatagatagttctttaaaacagCACAATACTCAGGCAGATATTCTATACTAATTCAGATAAACTAttgtctgtttaaaaaaaaaaaaacttcagatgctattttggttcaaggttaaagattatcttagggcaaaaGTTTCAGGATTTCACCCAGCCTcaagctccagaaaatctggattctatgaaaattgaaattctgttccacattttcccccttttgatcaggatgcttctatagaatctttggtcaaaatgttctgtagtggtagacaggcaccatccagttctggtttcatggcaaaggaggcaattagccattccatttccttctcctgttcctgactctcctccttctGTTGCTCTAGATGAGTTTCTCTTAAATCACATTTAaggatataatatttatttacagcactgttgttgttagttgccattgcgtCAGTTCCACAactaactgccccacagagttttcaaggctatgacctttcagaagtggactgccaggcctgtcttccgaggtacctctgggagggctcaaaccaccaacctttcagttagtagttgagtgcttaaccatttgcgccacccagggctCTATTTACAGCATACAGAAATGTTATTGTTTGTAACACACGATCCCAATTCTCCCTTGGCTACCTGCAGCAAATTTGACTCCAAACCACCAGGTCCATGGCATGATGGTGTGATGGAAGACATGCAGGAAAGTAACTTGGCTATTTTTCTTACGCAGAACAAAAAAGATCTgaaataatttaaagaaaatcaaGTTCATATAAAATCATGTAATAATTTATCTAGTATTACAAAAAATATTGGTAAAGTGCAAACTATTTCACACTATAATTTGCTTTGAAAGGGTTGCGTTATGGAACGCTCACAGAAACAGCTGACCCTCCAAGGGACAGCTCAAAAATTAATTAGGATGGAGGAATTTAGGTATGATGTCTAATCATGGGAGAACCAAGAAGGTGAAAGAAAATTTTTTGCATATTTAAAAATCAAGGATATAACATAAAGAATATGGCCAAaaattgctggaaaaaaaaatgctatcacTAATATATATATCCAAGCAGATTTTGAAGTACTTGGGAAAGCAGAAGAATCTTAACTCTTAGAACTGAAATTATTCTACATTGCTCTCTAACACATCCTTCCAATTGGATAAAGGAGAAAGCAAACTGAAAGAGGACTTGCAACAAATCAGAAGTTAACAAATTATTAAAGAAAGGTGAAGGGATGAAAACTTGAAGAGTTCATTTTAGAGACAGGATGGAAAAGAAAGCAAAGCTTCCTAAAATAAGGAATAGAATAGGAAGGCTTTTTGGagaaaactgttttaaaaaaaaaaatcaaaaagcaaAATTCAGAAAACCAGTGATTAGACACTTTGAAATACAGGACTAACCAGAGTAGCACAAAGAAATGTATTAATAGGAGTATTTGAGAAATGTAGCTCCGAAGAGGACACAGGAAGCAGCAACAGTTTCTTTATGGAAACTAGAACTGAGGACATGCAAAACAAAAACCATGAAGCCAAAATTCATTTGCTTATGCACATGGAAGAAGGCAGCATGGTACAACACAAAAAGCCATAAACTAGCAATCCAGGGTCCTGGTCCCAGTCAGTACTAACATTTCTCTGAGCAAATGGTTTCTTGGTTTCAATTTTTTTCAGACTGAGGGCTCTAGATTAGATCAATGGTTCTCCACCTTGCTATGTATTATAACCTCCAAGAAGCTTTTGGAAAAATAACTGTGCCTGGTCTCTACACCAGATTGTCTGGCACCAAATCTCTGAGGGTTGGGGCCtagttttcttttccctaatgCAATTAATTCTACTACACTGTGAGGGCTGAGACCCATCGGACTATAGCTGAGAACCATCGGACTATAGCAAGGATTCTTAAAGGGTGGTCCCTGGGCCAGCAAAATCTGCGTCACCCGGGAACTTGCCAGGAATGCAAACTCCTGAGCCCCACCCaagacccactgaatcagaaactctagggCTGGGGTTTCCAGAATCTGTGTTATAACAAGCCCTCCAGATGATTCCGATGCATACTTAGATCTGAGAACCACTGGACATGACGCTCACTAAAATCCCTTCCAATTCTAACATTAGGTGATTAGTCAACCAAAAAGGTGACGCATGTCAAGATTTGCTACAAGAAATTTAGTGCACACATTCTGAAGAGAGGGCACATTTGTCAGTCTCAGATCAGAACTTGTTCCAGACCCACATGCCATAGAGATACAATAAGGATCCAACTTTCCTAAACTACTCTGGAAATACAGGTGCAGGGCTTTTTGCTCTTACCACAAACCCTAATCCATGGCACTTGCTTCTCCCAGGGCCCGCTCACCCAAGTTCAGAGTTGATCCTCAACAAGGTCTTAAGTAGGAAGAGAGAGGGCCCGGTGAGCACAGACTTCAGAAAGGCAGCTGGGGATAGTTTTGGCACAACCAAAATTACTTATATCCCAGGGTTAACTCAGCATCCTAGTGTGCATTTATGAATTCTGAAGCATTCATACCCTTAAAACAGTATGGATAAAACACAGTGCTTTGGTATAAAAGAGCCAAAGGTAGGATGTTCTCTGCTCTTTGCTCCTGAGCTTGCTTCACAAAGTGACTGTCATGGATCTACATAAAGATGCACAGTTTTGTTGTGTGTTTAACAGTTACATGAATGTCTTCATCAAATGACCTACAAGAACATTTTTTGGAGCtcagaaaacactgaaaaataaGCTTATCCTGGCTTTTTTCTAAaattactgataataaaaggtacAAGATAATGGGTGCACCTGAGGAAAAGAGAGAGCCAAAGTTATCAGACAACTGAACTATGGAGGCTTATTGGTCTCGTTGAAGCATCAAACATTAACCAAATGTGGTGATGACATACTCACAGTATCTAATAGCTCTATAAATTTGGAGAAGTAATAAAGCCAGCAGGCGCGTGCCATCTGTAGAAACACAAATacgaatttatttttaaatccaagaaatttaaaaggcaCCAATTTTTATGTGATGGAAAACACCCACTTGTCTTCCTTTGGttcttatatttaattttattttacaatacATATAAACTGATCATGGAATCATTTACTCCCATTCTTAGTTCACATTTAGTGTTGcaaataaaattcaaaagttGTAAAAACTGATTTTGAATTATAAGTTTTTCCAAGGAGAAACTTACCCTCAAAGCGGCTGGTGACTGTGAATAGTCAACAATTTCGCATCGAAATGAATAACCTGTGCCCCAGCCAGACATCACAAACTGCAAGAGAGCACATGCGTATTAAAGAAGGAAGTATTTGCTCAACAGCTATAACAAAGGTGGTTTAGATTACATCCGATCTTGAGGTTCTCAGCTGAGTCAGCAGTCACTGCAGAGGAAAAGGcttgctaaaacaattacaaacTACGAACACACTTGATATCACAGCAACGAGGATTTCCAAAACCACAAACTCATATGTTACTTATATAAACTGTGTTCTGACTGAAATGCACATTCCGTGTGACAATTATTTTAATCTAgtgaagaacaaaacactgggaGCATTTTGCTTAAGCAGCAAATACTGGTAAGTGATTTATCTTATGTACATTTACATGCGCGCAcacacattgtgtgtgtgtgtggactctAAAGGGAATAACTTGGTCAAAATTCAGTCTTTTCTGATTTCCAATCTTTCACATTAGTCAATAAATGAATGGGCAAACCAAAATTCCCCAATATACTCATAAGGTGGCTGCAATAAGTAGGTTTTTCCTGACCTTGGGTACTGGGTATAATGTGAAGCGGTAGCCCAGGACTGTATTACTCTTTTTCTCCTCATTAAAAATCAAGACTGACCAAACACAAGACTCAGATGCTAGTTTTGCTTTGGATTCACGTTACAAGTCAAGATTTGAAAATGGTCTTGTTAACAACGCAGTTATAAGAGCACAATTTGGCAGGCCTTAATTCCAGTACACCTGCAAAGTGACCTTAGACCAGTGGTGAGAAGAAAAAGCCTATTGCTGATAAGGCTGAACTCTAATTCCAAGGTGATATCGACATTCTCTCAATCTGGTGGTGGGAAGGTCTGCTTTTAAAACACTATCTGAAAACGCAAGGCTAAGGGCTGTAATTTTAAGGCAGCGCATATATTTAACAGACAGCTTAATTTAGGTGCTGACAAGGTGATCACGTCTTCTCTTGTCTGACATTCTATTCTCTCAAGGGCCAACATCTTTCCTACAATGTCTTCTTTTTGGGTATGATGGTTGTATTATTTTGACCACTAGAGCAAgctttaaatttctatttttaattacATTAAAGCAAAAATTACAATTTTGCCATAAATTAGCTTTTAAAACCAAAGCCTTATGAGGTATTATCAGAATGATatttaatagagaaaagaaaaaaaacaagagatgAGCTAGTATTTAGACTGCAGTGTTTTAAAATGCTCTGTCCTTTTCTGATACTAACTCCTAGCTTGAGTCATTAGATCATCACACTGTTAATTCGATAAGTGATcttgaaaattaagaaaaatacaaCAAATATATTTCACaggtaagaaaaatattttacaaaaacaagccAATAAATTTTCTCAAAGGAACAAGGCAATGTGGCACAGATATGGCTAGTCATGTTTTATAAAGCCTGATCTGTTGGTGAATGCTCTCCTGTTCTCTTGCACTCAGACTCGCTTCTCACTGATGCAAAGGAACACTCTAAATCCAGGAGCTATTAACTTAAACTGTAAAGTGCAAGCAGGGGAGGGAAGATCTCTACCATAGCCAACCATAAACAAGCACAGAGTTAAATCTGAGAAGTTGTGTGACCTTGCCCTCTTTGGGTTCTAAACTGAACTGGTGACTACATGTTCAAGCAATCACTATAAAATAAGGCACATGCATTCCTTTAGTCTCCTGCATTTGACCGTCACTTTGTTTATTTTTGGCCTCACATCCCTAGTAGAGGTATTTATTCTGTATATCACTCGTGCTCCACACACTAAaccaggtgtttggatgtgtcctgGAGATGGCATGCTGCTTGGTTGTCAAAAGTCTTTGTTTATACAAAGTTGTACTTACTGCTTGTCTGATATTTCATTTAAGAACATTCCAACAGTCTGCTAagcattttatatatacacatacatatatatatacatacatatacacatacatatatatttacacatacatatatatatacacaaacatacacacacgcgTATGCCTAGGAATAAAAAAAGAGTAATAATTTATATTTGGCAGATAATAAACTCTGAAACTACCATATAAGTAACTGAAGTAATTAGTGGTTAATGGGAGACAAAAACTCTCACATTCAGGTTATTTTCaaactttctttttatttgtagTTACTAAAGTATAAACCAAAACTGACTGGCTACCACTGGATTCCATCTAAACCTGAGAAATATATTTAGGGACATCACAATCATTGACACAACCAGACAAAGAGCCTAAGAATATCTGAACTTGAGGTACCCAAGAGAAAATTTGATTCAACCCTGACTCTGTAAGATACgtaaccagagaggttaagtgcctTACTCAAATCAGGTCACTAATTAGTTGCAGAACCAGGACTAACTATTCTCTGGTCCCCCACCTTCCAGGTGTATTCTTAACACTATACTACAGTATGCTAGATCCTATCCCTGACAACAGATAAGCATGTACTTCCTCTCTTCCTCATCCCTGCGACTCTTTCGCTTTAGGTTGCTCATACTCCAGAAGGGATAGTAAGAGTGGCCTGTGAGTTAATTTTGGAAATAAAGTAGAAGAAATGGAATGTAGCAAAGTAAGTCCAGACTTCAGCAGGcctgtgaaaaacaaggctaatGTAGATGAAAGGTGATCTGATCACGTGGATTAGCAGCAGAAGGCAGGTTGAAAAGATGCAGGTGGAGAGGCTATGGGATCAAGAGAATCCAGAGGGGCCATGCTGGGCCCTGAGTGAGTCTCAGTTGTAAGAACAAGCTGTGTTGCACAGGAAGTAAATAAGGGGTAGAAGATGAGGAAGCCAGCTGGTACTGGAAAGGAAGCACAGAATTCCAGAGAAGCTGATGCATGAGAGGGGCTGAGGAACATTAAGAGCTGAGGAGAAAGAGGATCCACAAGTCTGTTTTTGGGTCCTGGAACATCTCCATTCCTTTAATTACAATCAAGGGACAGGCCCCCTCACCAGCTTATATTAAGTCTCAGCTCTGTGTTCGGTCTGTCATCTTATTGCTCACTAGAGCATGCAGAAACCAAAGGTGCCTATCATGATGATGGCAACTCATTACAGGGTCAGAATAAGCTCTGATGTCGGACAGAACCTGGTTCAAATATCAGATTTCCACTTACCAGCTATGTTACtaagttatttattttctctgaGTATGAATTACCTCAAAACTACCATTTATGGACTCatttaatcatttattaaggcttacTACATGCCAGTCCCTAGATTAGATGTTAATCTTTCTCATCAACTATGAGTTAGActattctgaaatcttttcaaGAATTCCTTATCTTATCTACACATAACAATTTTTAGACAAATAACTGCCCTAGTGAGGTCAGTTTCTAAAGCCCCTTAAATCTCAAAAAGCTACCCTTATAGTCACGAAAACATAATGACAGATAAACAGGAAGACAGACAAAATTTTCCCATTAGGAATACTGAAAACACTTGCCTCATaacacatatacacagaaaaaagtaCTATGAAAAAATTGTACGTTATCATCGCTCTCTTGAGTTCAAAGGGCTTTCGGTTCTCCATGAGCTTTGGTCCCAGAGAAGTGACAAAATAGACATAGATTCCAAGGATGATGGTTTGTGGGAGAGGCGAGGACATGAGGAGCCAGTCTTCAACTCTCGGATCTAAGAGAAAAGCAAGATGTAAGTGCACACTCACTTGGCCAAGAGATAACTGGCAGCAACCAACATTTCTTTAAGCAAGCACCTAGATCCTAGCTTTGATATGGACTATTTGACAAGGGTATCTTTGGAAAGGGAGAAGGCAAGGGAAGTAATGAAA
Above is a window of Loxodonta africana isolate mLoxAfr1 chromosome 2, mLoxAfr1.hap2, whole genome shotgun sequence DNA encoding:
- the ELOVL7 gene encoding very long chain fatty acid elongase 7 isoform X2, with translation MAFSDLTSRTVRLYDNWIKDADPRVEDWLLMSSPLPQTIILGIYVYFVTSLGPKLMENRKPFELKRAMITYNFFIVLFSVYMCYEFVMSGWGTGYSFRCEIVDYSQSPAALRMARACWLYYFSKFIELLDTIFFVLRKKNSQVTFLHVFHHTIMPWTWWFGVKFAAGGLGTFHALLNTAVHVVMYSYYGLCALGPAYQKYLWWKKYLTSLQLVQFVIVTIHIGQFFFMEDCKYQFPVFLYIIMSYGCIFLLLFLHFWYRAYTKGQRLPKTVRNEVYKSKDH